A DNA window from Helianthus annuus cultivar XRQ/B chromosome 15, HanXRQr2.0-SUNRISE, whole genome shotgun sequence contains the following coding sequences:
- the LOC110910058 gene encoding transcription factor MYB12 translates to MGRTPCCEKVGLKRGRWTAEEDAILSDYIQAHGEGSWRSLPKNAGLMRCGKSCRLRWINYLRSDLRRGNISKEEENIIAYLHASIGNRWSQIAAHLPGRTDNEVKNYWNSHLSRKIIPSRRPSNPPNITILTNVNKRKGRTSRSAMKINKTYRQSTIPNPKVAAPHEQHTTKQTNVNPCATSYEDEMLSFINILEPEMLTMATDGGSMGSVANEPATSVVNEGKDGVKAVTEQVEVGGTSSSNADSFDDWNWDWDFDVEDCVLGLGGEEDDTMLSWPWENTTIDDDKFLGVDAWFQS, encoded by the exons ATGGGAAGGACCCCGTGTTGCGAAAAAGTTGGGTTGAAGAGAGGAAGGTGGACCGCTGAAGAAGACGCGATACTTAGTGACTACATTCAGGCTCATGGCGAAGGCTCGTGGAGATCTTTACCAAAAAATGCTG GATTAATGAGATGCGGAAAGAGTTGCAGATTGAGATGGATTAACTACTTAAGATCGGATTTGAGAAGAGGTAATATATCTAAGGAAGAGGAAAATATCATAGCCTATCTCCATGCATCTATAGGTAACAG GTGGTCTCAAATAGCCGCCCACTTGCCCGGGCGAACAGACAACGAAGTCAAGAACTACTGGAACTCACACCTAAGTCGGAAAATCATCCCATCAAGACGACCGTCGAATCCACCGAACATAACCATCCTGACGAACGTTAACAAACGCAAAGGCAGAACCAGCCGGTCCGCCATGAAGATCAACAAGACTTATAGACAATCAACTATTCCTAACCCTAAAGTGGCTGCACCACATGAACAACATACAACAAAACAAACCAATGTAAACCCATGTGCCACTAGTTATGAAGATGAGATGCTTAGCTTTATTAACATTTTGGAGCCAGAAATGTTAACTATGGCTACGGATGGTGGCTCCATGGGTAGTGTGGCAAATGAGCCCGCGACAAGTGTGGTTAACGAAGGAAAAGATGGTGTGAAAGCGGTTACTGAGCAAGTGGAGGTTGGTGGTACAAGCTCATCAAATGCAGATTCATTTGATGATTGGAACTGGGATTGGGATTTTGATGTTGAAGATTGTGTGTTAGGGTTAGGGGGTGAAGAAGATGACACCATGTTGTCATGGCCATGGGAGAACACTACAATAGATGATGACAAATTTCTAGGGGTAGATGCATGGTTTCAGTCTTAA